A genomic segment from Bacillus cereus G9842 encodes:
- a CDS encoding helix-turn-helix domain-containing protein, which translates to MLRQRLKEMRKTRKLTQQGLADKVNTTKGTISNYENGHSTPSNEMLKDLANVLGVTTDYLLGREDESRVSNTLPDLNKKDTRDIARDLEKTLKDLENSEDALMFDGEPIDEHTKEMIRISLENSMRMAKQLARQKFTPNKYKKD; encoded by the coding sequence ATGTTGAGACAACGATTAAAAGAGATGCGTAAAACGCGTAAGCTCACTCAGCAAGGATTAGCCGATAAAGTAAATACCACTAAAGGCACCATTAGTAACTATGAGAATGGTCATAGCACTCCCTCAAACGAAATGCTAAAAGATTTAGCGAATGTTTTAGGAGTAACAACAGATTATCTATTAGGAAGAGAAGATGAATCAAGAGTGTCTAATACACTTCCTGATTTAAACAAAAAAGATACTCGTGATATCGCTCGTGACTTAGAAAAGACTTTAAAAGACTTAGAAAATAGCGAAGATGCTTTAATGTTTGATGGAGAACCGATAGACGAACATACAAAAGAAATGATTCGCATTTCTCTAGAAAACTCTATGCGCATGGCAAAACAATTAGCAAGACAAAAATTCACTCCAAACAAGTATAAAAAAGATTGA
- a CDS encoding ImmA/IrrE family metallo-endopeptidase produces MKIKEYVMKIVKKHGTTNPFEIAKRKDIIVLFEDLGNTLGFYNTYKRFKFIHINNRIDETTQRFVCAHELGHALLHPKANTPFLRNKTFFSVDRLEIEANTFAVELLLPDEMISEYQDTNLSIQEIAEIYGIPESFARLKSY; encoded by the coding sequence ATGAAAATTAAAGAATACGTAATGAAAATCGTAAAAAAACACGGCACAACAAACCCCTTTGAAATTGCTAAACGAAAAGATATTATAGTGTTGTTTGAAGACCTTGGGAATACTCTTGGTTTTTACAACACTTATAAACGCTTTAAATTCATTCATATTAATAATAGGATTGACGAAACTACACAACGCTTTGTGTGTGCCCATGAACTAGGACATGCCCTATTACACCCAAAAGCTAATACTCCATTTTTACGAAATAAAACCTTTTTTTCTGTAGATCGATTAGAGATCGAAGCAAATACATTTGCAGTTGAACTCTTATTACCTGATGAAATGATTTCTGAATATCAAGATACAAATCTATCAATTCAAGAAATAGCTGAAATCTATGGAATTCCAGAAAGTTTTGCTCGTTTAAAAAGCTATTAA
- a CDS encoding recombinase family protein produces the protein MKTAIYLRKSRADLEAEARGEGETLAKHRTTLLKIAKEMNLNVLSVREEIVSGESLVKRPEMLALLEEIEDNKYDVVLCMDMDRLGRGGMKEQGIILETFKRSNTKIMTPRKTYDLNDEWDEEYSEFEAFMARKELKIITRRMQRGRVASVEAGNYLGTHAPFGYDIHRLNKRERTLTINSEEASVVRMIFDWYANEDMGANAIRSKLNDLGYKSKLGNEWNPYSILDILKNNVYIGKVTWQKRKEVKQPDAVKRSCARQDKSDWIIADGKHEPIIPESLFEQVQEKLNSRYHVPYNTNGIKNPLAGIIKCSKCGYSMVQRYPKNRKETMDCKHRGCENKSSYTELIEKRLLEALKEWYINYKADFEKHKQDNKLKETQVIQMNKAALRKLEKELVDVQKQKNNLHDLLERGVYTVDMFLERSNVVSDRITEITSTMENLKKEIKTEIKKEKVKKDTIPQVEHVLDLYFKTDDPKKKNSLLKSVLEKAVYKKEKWQRLDDFELVLYPKLPQDGDI, from the coding sequence ATGAAAACTGCAATCTACCTACGTAAGTCCCGTGCCGACCTCGAAGCTGAAGCACGCGGCGAAGGCGAAACTTTAGCAAAACATCGAACTACCCTGCTGAAAATTGCCAAGGAAATGAACTTAAATGTTTTATCTGTTCGTGAGGAAATCGTTTCTGGTGAGAGCTTAGTGAAACGCCCTGAGATGTTAGCGCTGCTTGAAGAGATTGAAGATAATAAATATGATGTTGTTCTTTGTATGGATATGGACCGTTTAGGTCGTGGTGGTATGAAAGAGCAAGGAATCATTTTAGAGACGTTTAAACGCTCGAATACGAAGATTATGACACCTAGGAAGACTTATGACCTTAATGATGAGTGGGATGAAGAATATAGCGAATTTGAAGCGTTTATGGCTCGTAAGGAGTTAAAGATTATTACACGACGTATGCAACGAGGTCGTGTCGCTAGTGTAGAGGCTGGGAATTACCTTGGTACACATGCACCATTCGGATATGATATACATCGTTTAAATAAGCGAGAGCGTACTTTAACGATTAATTCAGAAGAAGCTTCTGTTGTAAGGATGATATTTGATTGGTATGCAAATGAGGATATGGGCGCTAACGCAATCCGAAGCAAGTTAAATGATCTTGGTTACAAAAGTAAGTTAGGGAATGAATGGAACCCCTACAGCATCTTGGATATATTAAAAAACAATGTGTACATCGGAAAAGTGACTTGGCAAAAGAGAAAAGAAGTAAAACAGCCTGATGCCGTAAAAAGAAGTTGTGCTCGTCAAGATAAATCAGATTGGATTATTGCTGATGGCAAACATGAGCCAATCATACCGGAAAGTTTATTTGAACAAGTACAAGAAAAATTAAACTCAAGATATCACGTTCCTTACAATACGAATGGAATTAAAAATCCTCTAGCTGGCATTATTAAATGTAGTAAATGTGGTTATAGCATGGTCCAACGTTATCCGAAGAATCGAAAAGAAACGATGGATTGTAAACACCGTGGCTGTGAAAACAAATCAAGTTATACTGAATTAATTGAGAAGCGTTTACTCGAGGCATTAAAAGAATGGTACATCAATTATAAAGCTGATTTTGAAAAACATAAGCAAGATAACAAATTAAAAGAAACACAAGTTATTCAAATGAATAAAGCTGCATTACGCAAGCTTGAAAAAGAATTAGTAGATGTCCAAAAACAAAAAAATAATTTACATGATTTATTGGAGCGTGGTGTTTATACTGTCGATATGTTTTTAGAGCGCTCGAATGTAGTTTCTGACCGTATAACTGAAATTACTTCCACTATGGAAAACTTAAAGAAAGAAATTAAAACCGAAATTAAGAAGGAAAAAGTCAAGAAAGACACAATACCTCAAGTGGAGCATGTTCTTGATCTGTACTTTAAAACAGATGATCCCAAAAAGAAAAACAGCCTCCTAAAGTCAGTTTTAGAAAAGGCTGTTTATAAAAAGGAAAAGTGGCAAAGGCTCGATGATTTCGAACTCGTGCTTTACCCTAAGCTCCCTCAAGATGGCGACATATAA